One region of Polyodon spathula isolate WHYD16114869_AA chromosome 25, ASM1765450v1, whole genome shotgun sequence genomic DNA includes:
- the LOC121300051 gene encoding rab5 GDP/GTP exchange factor-like, with translation MWEAHRGIHVDQSELLCKEGCGYYGNPAWQGYCSKCWRKRNRNQPDQKRDTGPCPSVEGGKPLTFSKFEEKKSSEMSRRVNTMKRLFGGSRTPPKRGSEPAETQSVTSTAPQKSQPGDFTEFLKSLRKPSTQVLHRRCTAFLSSLESQRYLPVQKQSDLVQDFYQSIAGHFQSFPEEQSALMMEHIEKLIMTRLYKWVFCPDSSDDEHRDLTLQRRIRALHWVTPQMLRIPVGEGRSEVNDHFLSAITAIIGMDAKRAPQDKLSCVFKCSQSIFTALASSNPEPANADDFLSGLIHVVLKANPPRLHSNMQYIIRFGLPHSLMAGESGYYFTNLCCAVTFIEKLNGPSLNLTPEQFEGYMQGRKPAERESPVSEPESEGLQLAKKNRELLREIEKRQERVALGVREMEEELGKWVQSVQAQVQEIKANAALDVISTKS, from the exons ATGTGGGAGGCGCACAGAGGGATCCATGTTGACCAGTCAGAGCTGCTGTGCAAAGAGGGCTGTGGTTACTATGGTAACCCAGCATGGCAGGGGTACTGCTCCAAATGCTGGCGGAAGAGAAACAGGAATCAACCTGACCAGAAGAGAGACACTGG GCCTTGTCCCAGTGTGGAGGGGGGGAAGCCCCTGACCTTCTCCAAGTTTGAGGAGAAGAAGAGCAGTGAGATGAGCCGGCGTGTCAACACCATGAAGAGACTCTTCGGGGGCTCCAGAACTCCCCCCAAGAGAGGGAGCG AACCGGCTGAGACCCAGTCAGTCACCTCAACAGCACCTCAAAAATCACAACCCGGGGACTTCACTGAATTCCTGAAATCCCTACGTAAACCCTCCACCCAGGTCCTACACCGGCGCTGCACTGCCTTTCTCAGCAGCCTAGAATCACAGCGG taCCTTCCAGTACAGAAGCAGTCAGACCTGGTCCAGGATTTCTACCAGAGCATCGCAGGACACTTTCAGA GCTTCCCAGAGGAGCAGAGTGCCCTGATGATGGAGCACATCGAGAAGCTAATCATGACGCGGCTGTACAAGTGGGTGTTCTGTCCAGACAGCTCGGACGATGAGCACAGAGACCTGACCCTGCAGAGGAGAATACG AGCACTCCACTGGGTCACCCCACAGATGCTTCGCATCCCAGTTGGCGAGGGTCGCTCTGAGGTCAATGACCACTTCCTCTCGGCCATCACAG CAATAATCGGGATGGACGCTAAGCGTGCCCCTCAGGACAAGCTCTCCTGTGTGTTCAAGTGCAGCCAGAGTATCTTCACTGCCCTGGCCTCCTCCAACCCTGAGCCGGCCAACGCAGACGACTTCCTGTCGGGGCTGATCCACGTGGTGCTGAAAGCCAACCCTCCCCGCCTGCACTCCAACATGCAGTACATCATCCGCTTCGGGCTGCCACACAGCCTCATGGCCGGGGAGTCTGGATACTACTTCACCAACCTG TGCTGCGCTGTCACCTTCATTGAGAAGCTGAACGGGCCGTCTCTGAACCTGACCCCCGAGCAGTTTGAGGGGTACATGCAGGGCAGGAAGCCGGCGGAGCGGGAGAGCCCGGTTTCGGAGCCAGAGTCTGAGGGTCTGCAGCTGGCCAAGAAGAACCGGGAGCTGCTGAGGGAGATTGAGAAGCGACAGGAGCGGGTGGCGCTGGGGGTGCGAGAGATGGAGGAGGAGCTGGGGAAGTGGGTGCAGTCTGTGCAAGCTCAGGTGCAGGAGATCAAAGCAAATGCTGCTCTGGATGTTATTAGCACAAAGAGTTAG